In one Halosimplex halophilum genomic region, the following are encoded:
- a CDS encoding 4a-hydroxytetrahydrobiopterin dehydratase: MADLLSDEEIEERLPDEWERDGDEIVRTYEFDAYLDGVGFAAGAGGVAQDAFHHPEITISWREVEVRLTSHEEGGITDKDIELAERFDDLR, from the coding sequence ATGGCAGACCTGCTATCCGACGAGGAGATCGAGGAGCGACTACCCGACGAGTGGGAGCGCGACGGCGACGAGATCGTCCGGACCTACGAGTTCGACGCCTACCTCGACGGGGTCGGCTTCGCCGCGGGCGCGGGCGGCGTCGCTCAGGACGCCTTCCACCACCCCGAGATCACAATCAGTTGGCGCGAGGTGGAGGTCCGGCTGACGAGCCACGAGGAGGGCGGGATCACCGACAAGGACATCGAACTCGCGGAACGGTTCGACGACCTGCGCTGA
- the lwrS gene encoding LWR-salt protein, translating to MSRGDREEGDGPAAAYVFRVTVRLDPEVEGVWTEPDAFETTVFREADPPGEPGWLYFRDNLWRGECGDAAHMRAVAEDALGMSVDSIDFRELRTTQAYLDDLRAAVADDLGAFNADTVDEALTKYLGSSIHVTDEV from the coding sequence ATGAGCCGTGGGGACCGGGAGGAGGGAGACGGGCCGGCCGCGGCCTACGTCTTCCGGGTGACCGTGCGGCTCGACCCCGAGGTCGAGGGGGTCTGGACCGAGCCGGACGCCTTCGAGACGACGGTGTTCAGGGAGGCCGACCCGCCGGGGGAGCCGGGGTGGCTGTACTTCCGGGACAACCTCTGGCGCGGGGAGTGCGGCGACGCGGCGCACATGCGCGCGGTCGCCGAGGACGCGCTCGGTATGTCGGTCGACAGCATCGACTTCCGGGAGTTGCGGACGACGCAGGCGTACCTGGACGACCTGCGGGCGGCGGTCGCCGACGACCTCGGGGCGTTCAACGCCGACACGGTCGACGAGGCGCTGACGAAGTACCTCGGGAGTTCGATCCACGTCACCGACGAGGTCTGA
- a CDS encoding YIP1 family protein: MSLRTLVTDPGAFFAARQDDYSLAGPAAVVVAHALLALAGTVVVLQAVGDVVTAADAARVVYAAGSQRVSAPRDIVLAVWATGGLYFALWLAVAAVAYLVSLYFDGAGSFRRLLAFVGWTLVPTLVPTALRAVVMAAVFLGAPEFATEAALREWVRAEVVDNPAYVAASAVRPVFTLWMVYLWVLAAQYGRELSRRGAVVAVALPGVLASINAVGTLAVLAGRALGLV; the protein is encoded by the coding sequence ATGAGTCTGCGGACGCTGGTGACCGACCCGGGCGCTTTCTTCGCGGCGCGACAGGACGACTACTCGCTGGCCGGGCCGGCCGCGGTGGTCGTCGCCCACGCGCTCCTGGCGCTCGCGGGGACGGTCGTCGTCCTGCAGGCGGTCGGCGACGTGGTGACCGCCGCGGACGCGGCGCGGGTCGTCTACGCGGCGGGCAGCCAGCGCGTCTCGGCGCCACGGGATATCGTCCTCGCGGTCTGGGCCACGGGCGGGCTCTACTTCGCCCTGTGGCTCGCCGTCGCCGCCGTCGCCTACCTCGTCTCCCTGTACTTCGACGGCGCGGGCTCGTTCCGCCGCCTGCTCGCGTTCGTCGGGTGGACGCTGGTCCCGACGCTCGTCCCGACCGCGCTCCGGGCCGTCGTGATGGCCGCCGTCTTCCTCGGGGCCCCCGAGTTCGCCACCGAGGCCGCTCTGCGCGAGTGGGTCCGGGCCGAAGTCGTGGACAATCCGGCCTACGTCGCCGCCAGCGCGGTCAGACCCGTCTTCACCCTCTGGATGGTGTACCTGTGGGTGCTCGCCGCCCAGTACGGCCGCGAGCTCTCCCGGCGCGGGGCGGTCGTGGCCGTCGCGCTCCCCGGCGTCCTCGCGTCGATCAACGCCGTCGGGACGCTGGCGGTACTCGCCGGCCGCGCGCTCGGACTCGTGTGA
- a CDS encoding HAD family hydrolase, with product MARDAYDFWLFDLDGTVVDVDPDYPRTIVSEIGDRLGHTFTDREAELLWYGVGGARGEVFADRALSPDEFWETFHEVEDPRARAESSFVYEDAAEFVAGLDRPTGIVTHCQSYLTEPLLEYHDIADWFDTVVCCDDEVGWKPDPTPVELAMNRLGVGYNGHEGALVGDDPDDTGAAWNAGLDAVHVDRVDPVERGQCVLGDRRIDGLDEL from the coding sequence ATGGCCCGCGACGCGTACGATTTCTGGCTGTTCGACCTCGACGGCACCGTCGTCGACGTCGACCCGGACTACCCCCGGACGATCGTCTCCGAGATCGGGGACCGACTGGGCCACACCTTCACGGACCGCGAGGCCGAGCTGCTGTGGTACGGCGTCGGCGGCGCCCGCGGGGAGGTGTTCGCCGACCGCGCGCTCTCCCCGGACGAGTTCTGGGAGACCTTCCACGAGGTCGAGGACCCGCGCGCCCGCGCCGAGTCGTCGTTCGTCTACGAGGACGCCGCCGAGTTCGTCGCCGGACTCGACCGGCCCACCGGGATCGTTACCCACTGCCAGTCGTATCTCACCGAGCCGCTGCTGGAGTACCACGACATCGCCGACTGGTTCGACACCGTCGTCTGCTGCGACGACGAGGTCGGCTGGAAGCCCGACCCGACGCCGGTCGAACTCGCCATGAACCGCCTCGGCGTCGGTTACAACGGCCACGAGGGCGCCCTCGTCGGCGACGACCCCGACGACACCGGCGCGGCCTGGAACGCCGGCCTCGACGCCGTCCACGTCGACCGCGTCGACCCCGTCGAGCGCGGCCAGTGCGTCCTCGGCGACCGCCGGATCGACGGCCTCGACGAACTCTGA
- a CDS encoding DNA-directed DNA polymerase: MEQTEFGDFGAGEERPADEAEAVAGDEGGGGAATVVDADSVRFPDAQGTVTLTVTQVDYTVEYSGDDEFPVVHVFGRRETEAADEEPELEHVEVYDFEPYFYAPIENVDDERIAQYDGLVDYRETDAEGEPFESIRGERLAKIIGRTPRDVGQVRDDFEHYEADILFPNRLLIDKDIESGVRVPERRDEDGVIRIPHQEIEAVDDNATPRVNTFDIEVDDRNGFPEDGDETIVCLTSHDSYDDEYINWLYQSPAGVDGPAALAEYDPIEDDIDADVRVFDSEPEMLDAFIEYIEETDPDLLTGWNFADFDAPYFLDRVEELAGPDHDYDLDIDRLSRVDEVWRSDWNGPDIKGRVVFDLLRAYKSTQFTELESYRLDAVGEMELDAGKERYTGDIGDLWEDDPERLLEYNLRDVELCVELDRKQDIIAFWDEARKLVGCKIEDAPTAGDAVDMYVLHKAYGEFALPSKGQQEATDEFEGGAVFDPITGVRENVSVLDLKSLYPMSMTTINASPETKVDPETYDGETYRTPTGVHFRKEPDGIIREMVDELLEEREEKKSLRNDNEPGSEAYERFDRQQAAVKVIMNSLYGVFGWDRFRLYDREMSAGVTSTNREVISFTAEASSELGYEVTYGDTDSVMLELGDLDTEGAIEKSFEIEEHINDRYDEFAREELNADSHRFQIEFEKLYRRFFQAGKKKRYAGHIVWKEGKEVDDIDITGFEYQRSDIAPITKEVQLQVIEMIVHGEDIEDVKDYVHDVIEDFQNGEVSLDDVGIPGGIGKKLDNYDTDTAQVRGAKYANLLLDTNFASGSKPKRVYLEKVHPEFFREVEEKLDLDPAEDPLYGEFKRDPDVICFEYADQVPDAFEVDWDKMLDKTLKGPIARILEALDVSWEEVKSGQEQTGLESFM; encoded by the coding sequence ATGGAGCAAACGGAGTTCGGGGACTTCGGGGCCGGCGAGGAGCGGCCCGCCGACGAGGCCGAGGCCGTCGCCGGCGACGAGGGCGGCGGCGGCGCCGCGACGGTGGTCGACGCCGACTCGGTCCGGTTCCCCGACGCGCAGGGCACGGTCACGCTGACGGTCACGCAGGTCGACTACACCGTCGAGTACAGCGGCGACGACGAGTTCCCCGTCGTCCACGTCTTCGGCCGGCGCGAGACCGAGGCGGCGGACGAAGAGCCGGAACTCGAACACGTCGAGGTCTACGACTTCGAGCCGTACTTCTACGCGCCTATCGAGAACGTCGACGACGAGCGCATCGCGCAGTACGACGGCCTCGTCGACTACCGCGAGACCGACGCCGAGGGCGAACCCTTCGAGTCGATCCGGGGCGAGCGCCTCGCGAAGATCATCGGCCGGACGCCCCGCGACGTGGGCCAGGTCCGCGACGACTTCGAGCACTACGAGGCCGACATCCTGTTCCCCAACCGCCTGCTCATCGACAAGGACATCGAGAGCGGCGTCCGCGTGCCCGAACGGCGCGACGAGGACGGGGTCATCCGCATCCCCCACCAGGAGATCGAGGCCGTCGACGACAACGCCACGCCGCGGGTCAACACCTTCGACATCGAGGTCGACGACCGCAACGGGTTCCCCGAGGACGGCGACGAGACCATCGTCTGTCTCACCTCCCACGACTCCTACGACGACGAGTACATCAACTGGCTCTACCAGTCGCCCGCAGGGGTCGACGGCCCCGCCGCGCTGGCGGAGTACGACCCCATCGAGGACGACATCGACGCCGACGTGCGCGTGTTCGACTCCGAGCCGGAGATGCTCGACGCGTTCATCGAGTACATCGAGGAGACCGACCCCGACCTCCTCACCGGCTGGAACTTCGCCGACTTCGACGCGCCGTACTTCCTCGACCGCGTCGAGGAACTCGCCGGCCCGGACCACGACTACGACCTCGACATCGACCGCCTCTCCCGGGTCGACGAGGTGTGGCGCTCGGACTGGAACGGCCCGGACATCAAGGGCCGCGTGGTCTTCGACCTCCTCCGGGCGTACAAGAGCACGCAGTTCACCGAACTGGAGTCCTACCGGCTCGACGCCGTCGGCGAGATGGAACTCGACGCCGGCAAGGAGCGGTACACCGGCGACATCGGCGACCTGTGGGAGGACGACCCCGAGCGCCTGCTGGAGTACAACCTCCGTGACGTGGAGCTGTGCGTCGAGCTCGACCGCAAGCAGGACATCATCGCCTTCTGGGACGAGGCGCGCAAGCTCGTGGGCTGCAAGATCGAGGACGCCCCCACCGCCGGCGACGCCGTCGACATGTACGTCCTCCACAAGGCCTACGGCGAGTTCGCGCTCCCCTCGAAAGGGCAACAGGAGGCCACCGACGAGTTCGAGGGCGGCGCCGTCTTCGACCCGATCACCGGCGTCCGCGAGAACGTCTCGGTGCTGGACCTGAAGTCGCTGTACCCGATGTCGATGACGACCATCAACGCCTCGCCCGAGACGAAGGTCGACCCCGAGACCTACGACGGCGAGACCTACCGCACGCCCACGGGCGTCCACTTCCGGAAGGAACCGGACGGTATCATCCGGGAGATGGTCGACGAACTCCTCGAAGAGCGCGAGGAGAAGAAGTCTCTCCGAAACGACAACGAGCCCGGGTCCGAGGCGTACGAGCGGTTCGACCGCCAGCAGGCGGCCGTGAAGGTGATCATGAACTCCCTGTACGGCGTCTTCGGCTGGGACCGCTTCCGCCTCTACGACCGTGAAATGAGCGCCGGCGTCACCTCGACCAACCGCGAGGTCATCAGTTTCACGGCGGAGGCGTCGAGCGAACTGGGGTACGAGGTGACCTACGGGGACACCGACTCCGTCATGCTCGAACTGGGCGACCTCGACACCGAGGGCGCCATCGAGAAGTCCTTCGAGATCGAGGAGCACATCAACGACCGCTACGACGAGTTCGCCCGCGAGGAGCTCAACGCCGACTCGCACCGTTTCCAGATCGAGTTCGAGAAGCTCTACCGGCGGTTCTTCCAGGCGGGCAAGAAGAAGCGCTACGCCGGCCACATCGTCTGGAAGGAGGGCAAGGAGGTCGACGACATCGACATCACGGGCTTCGAGTATCAGCGGTCGGACATCGCGCCGATCACGAAGGAGGTCCAGTTGCAGGTCATCGAGATGATCGTCCACGGCGAGGACATCGAGGACGTGAAAGACTACGTCCACGATGTCATCGAGGACTTCCAGAACGGGGAGGTCAGCCTCGACGACGTGGGTATTCCCGGCGGTATCGGGAAGAAACTCGACAACTACGACACCGACACCGCGCAGGTCCGCGGGGCGAAGTACGCCAACCTCCTGCTGGACACCAACTTCGCCAGCGGGTCGAAACCCAAGCGGGTCTACCTGGAGAAGGTCCACCCCGAGTTCTTCCGCGAGGTCGAAGAGAAACTGGACCTGGACCCCGCCGAAGACCCGCTGTACGGCGAGTTCAAGCGCGATCCCGACGTGATCTGCTTCGAGTACGCCGACCAGGTGCCCGACGCCTTCGAGGTCGACTGGGACAAGATGCTCGACAAGACGCTCAAGGGCCCCATCGCGCGCATCCTCGAAGCGCTCGACGTGTCCT